A section of the Streptosporangiales bacterium genome encodes:
- a CDS encoding MFS transporter, translating into MPTTRTPRCEKARSAGIAAFVGTTIEWYDFFIFTTATGLILGKLFFPEFSSSAGVLASFATLWVGYVGRPLGGLLFGHIGDRIGRKRALVATLLIMGTCTTAIGLLPTYTQIGVAAPLLLALLRVLQGVALGGEWGGAVLIASESAPKNRRVSFGNFAQQGTPTGAMLSTLVFIPVAALPDAAFATWGWRVPFLLSAVLVVIGLVVRLRVDDPPEFEEVRRKKQLAKVPIAEVFRVSPGIVFLGIGACAVGIGMSGMKNPFLLSWTTTELGMERSTMLNVLLVTTIVQFITQPIAAHLARRFGALKIIVGSLIATLVVLVPTFMLVGSTITVAVGVGMGLFIMTQSGYYAILAGFMCGAFPVRVRYTGISMAYQLAGTVFGTIPVVAQLVLTTSGTVWASVGFYAGIVVLCLWCVLAVARRHTDRDTPAHGRVHDTSAVHAPAN; encoded by the coding sequence CTGCCGACGACAAGAACACCGCGTTGCGAAAAAGCCCGGTCCGCCGGCATCGCAGCCTTCGTGGGAACAACCATCGAGTGGTACGACTTCTTCATCTTCACCACGGCCACCGGGCTGATCCTGGGCAAGCTCTTCTTCCCCGAGTTCAGCTCGAGTGCCGGCGTACTGGCGTCGTTCGCAACCCTGTGGGTCGGTTACGTCGGGCGGCCGCTCGGCGGTCTGCTCTTCGGACACATCGGTGACCGCATCGGCCGCAAGCGCGCACTGGTGGCCACGTTGCTGATCATGGGCACGTGCACGACGGCGATCGGCCTGTTGCCCACGTACACCCAGATCGGCGTCGCCGCACCGCTGTTGCTCGCACTGCTGCGGGTGCTGCAGGGTGTCGCACTCGGCGGCGAATGGGGCGGTGCGGTGTTGATCGCCTCCGAGAGCGCGCCGAAGAACCGGCGCGTGTCGTTCGGCAACTTCGCCCAGCAGGGAACGCCGACGGGCGCGATGTTGTCGACACTGGTCTTCATCCCTGTCGCGGCACTGCCGGACGCCGCCTTCGCTACCTGGGGCTGGCGCGTACCGTTCCTGCTCAGCGCAGTGCTCGTCGTCATCGGGCTCGTCGTACGGCTGCGGGTCGACGACCCGCCGGAGTTCGAAGAGGTACGTCGCAAGAAGCAGCTGGCCAAGGTGCCCATTGCAGAGGTCTTCCGCGTGTCACCCGGCATCGTCTTCCTCGGGATAGGCGCGTGTGCGGTCGGCATCGGGATGAGCGGCATGAAGAACCCGTTCCTGCTCTCCTGGACGACCACCGAGCTCGGCATGGAGCGCTCGACCATGCTCAACGTGCTGCTCGTCACCACCATCGTGCAGTTCATCACCCAGCCCATCGCAGCACACCTCGCCAGGAGGTTCGGGGCTCTCAAGATCATCGTGGGCTCGTTGATCGCGACGCTCGTGGTCCTCGTGCCGACGTTCATGCTCGTCGGCTCGACGATAACCGTCGCCGTCGGCGTCGGCATGGGGCTGTTCATCATGACCCAGTCCGGCTACTACGCGATCCTCGCCGGGTTCATGTGCGGCGCCTTCCCGGTGCGGGTCAGGTACACGGGCATCTCCATGGCGTACCAGCTCGCCGGCACGGTCTTCGGCACCATCCCCGTCGTCGCACAGCTCGTGCTCACCACGAGTGGCACGGTGTGGGCGTCCGTGGGCTTCTACGCCGGCATCGTCGTGCTCTGTCTCTGGTGCGTACTTGCCGTAGCGCGCAGA
- a CDS encoding SpoIIE family protein phosphatase, with translation MGVPAAGVLDEAPFGLAYLDRELRFVWANAYVAALVDRTPADLTGQLVTDVFAGTDAEAEQVVRAVLAGKARTADHLLRWPARYDPAATYAYHLVFFAAELPDGADGLGVLVTEATEEVEASSRLAIATERLHLLSDLAGQMSATFDVDRIVELTADLVLPVLGDACAVDVLEDDDPMARRVTRASSTHAPHGPSAASSRTVTSAAEIAPPPPVARVLTSGTLLRFPLVPAGLVDDADSDRQGNAVVVPMRARGQVVGAISLARFGSTRGYTPDEIAFAVEAAGRIGVALDNARLFEAQRDVASTLQHALLPQRLPQLPGIEVAARYIAGSAHTEVGGDWYDVTPLPDGKLALVIGDVMGRGVRAAAVMGQLRAAVRAYTVLNLSPGELLTHLDQVVASLDDVQLVTCLYGVLDPQTRAFTYARAGHHSPLLREADGTVRTLDSPSAPPLGLLDMVDGSPAEYATTLPPRSTLLLYTDGLVEERAIDPGIRHVQLAEGFTAGTGTSTESTVETVLLAMGRTGEHSDDIAVVAVHLAGAEQAAVDEPTHAHFTVTDVPESVSAARTFLTNVLDDWHLGSLVDTAALLVSETVTNALLHARSTADIQVWRTATGIEVEVRDRDDRLPAPRTLDLEAESGRGLRLLDELSAAWGAEPSDAGKRVWFRLDVTNPPEDRD, from the coding sequence ATGGGCGTGCCCGCCGCCGGCGTTCTCGACGAGGCCCCGTTCGGCCTCGCCTACCTGGACCGCGAGCTGCGCTTCGTCTGGGCGAACGCGTACGTCGCGGCACTCGTCGACCGGACGCCCGCCGACCTCACCGGGCAGCTGGTCACCGACGTCTTCGCCGGTACCGACGCGGAGGCCGAGCAGGTGGTGCGCGCGGTGCTCGCCGGCAAGGCGCGCACCGCCGACCACCTGCTGCGCTGGCCGGCCCGCTACGACCCGGCGGCCACGTACGCGTACCACCTGGTGTTCTTCGCGGCGGAACTGCCGGACGGCGCCGACGGCCTCGGCGTGCTGGTCACCGAGGCGACCGAGGAGGTCGAGGCGAGCAGCAGGCTCGCCATCGCGACCGAGCGGCTGCACCTGCTCTCCGACCTCGCCGGGCAGATGTCCGCGACGTTCGACGTGGACCGCATCGTCGAGCTCACCGCCGACCTGGTGCTGCCCGTGCTCGGCGACGCCTGCGCGGTCGACGTGCTCGAGGACGACGACCCGATGGCGCGCCGGGTTACCAGGGCCAGCTCGACGCACGCGCCGCACGGCCCGTCCGCCGCGAGCTCCCGCACGGTCACCTCGGCGGCGGAGATCGCGCCGCCGCCACCGGTGGCGCGGGTGCTCACGTCCGGCACGCTGCTCAGGTTCCCGCTCGTGCCCGCCGGTCTCGTCGACGACGCGGATAGCGACCGGCAGGGCAACGCCGTCGTGGTGCCGATGCGGGCGCGTGGGCAGGTCGTAGGGGCGATCAGCCTGGCCAGGTTCGGCAGCACCCGCGGCTACACCCCGGACGAGATCGCGTTCGCCGTCGAGGCCGCCGGCCGGATCGGCGTAGCGCTCGACAACGCGCGGCTGTTCGAGGCGCAACGCGACGTCGCGAGCACCCTCCAGCACGCGTTGCTGCCGCAGCGGTTGCCGCAGCTGCCCGGCATAGAGGTGGCCGCCAGGTACATCGCCGGCAGCGCACATACGGAGGTCGGCGGCGACTGGTACGACGTGACCCCGCTGCCCGACGGCAAGCTCGCGCTCGTCATCGGTGACGTGATGGGCCGCGGCGTCCGCGCCGCCGCGGTCATGGGCCAGCTGCGGGCGGCCGTGCGCGCGTACACCGTGTTGAACCTGTCCCCCGGCGAGCTGCTCACCCACCTCGACCAGGTGGTCGCGTCGCTCGACGACGTCCAGCTGGTCACCTGTCTCTACGGCGTGCTCGACCCGCAGACCCGTGCGTTCACGTACGCCCGCGCCGGGCACCACTCGCCGCTGTTGCGCGAGGCGGACGGCACTGTCCGCACCCTGGACAGCCCGTCCGCGCCGCCGCTCGGGTTGCTCGACATGGTCGACGGCAGCCCCGCCGAGTACGCGACCACGCTACCCCCGCGCTCCACGCTGCTCCTCTACACCGACGGGCTGGTCGAGGAACGCGCTATCGACCCCGGCATCCGCCACGTCCAGCTCGCGGAGGGGTTCACCGCCGGCACCGGCACGAGCACCGAGAGCACCGTGGAGACCGTGCTGCTGGCCATGGGCCGTACGGGCGAGCACTCCGACGACATCGCCGTGGTCGCCGTACACCTCGCCGGCGCCGAGCAGGCCGCCGTCGACGAACCGACGCACGCACACTTCACCGTCACCGACGTCCCCGAGTCGGTGTCGGCCGCGAGGACCTTCCTAACCAACGTCCTCGACGACTGGCACCTGGGCAGCCTGGTCGACACCGCGGCCCTGCTCGTCAGCGAGACCGTCACCAACGCCCTGCTGCACGCGCGCAGCACCGCCGACATCCAGGTCTGGCGCACCGCCACCGGCATCGAGGTAGAGGTCCGCGACCGCGACGACCGCCTGCCCGCCCCCCGCACCCTCGACCTCGAAGCCGAGTCCGGCCGCGGCCTCCGCCTGCTCGACGAGCTCTCCGCCGCGTGGGGCGCCGAACCCTCCGATGCCGGCAAACGCGTCTGGTTCCGCCTAGACGTCACCAACCCACCAGAAGACCGCGACTAG
- a CDS encoding flap endonuclease — MLLDSASMYFRAFYGVPEKITAPDGTPVNAVRGFLDNIAYLVRTRGPAGLVACMDASWRPEFRVALLPSYKAHRAKWNGDEDVPATLLPQVPVIEECLDALGIPRIGVHGYEADDVIGTLAARATTLVEVVSGDRDLFQVVDDDRQVRVLYIGRGVLKLQVVDDEWLRQKYDVSGATYADFACLRGDPSDGLPGVSGVGERTAADLIRKYGDLAAMLAAADAGSLPKGTATKLAAARDYLAVAPQVVQVATDAPVPDHDPALPAEPADPQRLVKLGERWGLDSPLNRVLTALGHR, encoded by the coding sequence ATGCTGCTCGACTCGGCCTCCATGTACTTCCGCGCCTTCTACGGGGTACCGGAGAAGATCACCGCGCCCGACGGCACGCCGGTCAACGCCGTCCGCGGCTTCCTCGACAACATCGCGTACCTGGTACGGACCCGCGGACCGGCGGGCCTGGTGGCGTGCATGGACGCCAGCTGGCGGCCGGAGTTCCGGGTGGCGCTGTTGCCGAGCTACAAGGCGCACCGTGCGAAGTGGAACGGCGATGAGGACGTGCCGGCCACCCTCCTCCCCCAGGTGCCGGTCATCGAGGAGTGCCTCGACGCACTCGGCATTCCACGCATCGGCGTCCACGGGTACGAGGCGGACGACGTCATCGGCACACTCGCCGCCCGCGCCACCACCTTGGTGGAGGTGGTCTCAGGCGACCGCGACCTGTTCCAGGTCGTCGACGACGACCGCCAGGTGCGGGTGCTCTACATCGGTCGCGGGGTGCTCAAGCTGCAGGTCGTCGACGACGAGTGGCTGCGGCAGAAGTACGACGTCAGCGGCGCCACGTACGCCGACTTCGCGTGCCTGCGCGGCGATCCGAGCGACGGCCTGCCCGGGGTCTCCGGCGTCGGGGAACGCACCGCCGCCGACCTGATCCGCAAGTACGGCGACCTCGCCGCCATGCTCGCCGCCGCCGACGCCGGGTCGCTGCCGAAGGGCACGGCGACCAAGCTCGCCGCCGCCCGCGACTACCTCGCGGTCGCACCGCAGGTCGTACAGGTCGCGACCGACGCCCCCGTACCCGATCACGACCCGGCACTTCCGGCCGAGCCCGCCGACCCGCAGCGGCTGGTGAAGCTCGGTGAGCGCTGGGGCCTGGACAGCCCGCTCAACCGGGTGCTGACCGCGTTGGGCCACCGGTAG